Proteins encoded by one window of Vampirovibrionales bacterium:
- a CDS encoding FliA/WhiG family RNA polymerase sigma factor — MSETPRSLPRTPSGKSEAEKAALADELRALWQAYRKQPQNAQLREKLILHYLHLVRYVVNRLPISLPVSIAQEDLISYGTMGLMEAVERFDPDRGLKFETYAVSRIRGSIIDQLRFQDWIPRGVRKRSRELSEAMQRLEERLGRTPTNDELADELGVEKNKLKTMLAESSNLVLSLDESWGSDDSSGNALIDSVEDKNSPDPQGEFEALELRKRLAEAIASLPEREKLLVALYYHENMTLKEIGDIICVSESRVCQLHAQAIMRLKGKLSQ; from the coding sequence ATGTCCGAGACGCCACGGTCTCTTCCTAGGACGCCGTCCGGCAAATCCGAGGCCGAAAAAGCCGCGCTCGCCGATGAATTGCGCGCCCTGTGGCAGGCATATCGTAAACAGCCGCAGAACGCCCAGCTTCGCGAGAAGCTGATCCTGCATTACCTGCATCTGGTGCGTTATGTCGTGAATCGCCTGCCGATTTCCTTACCGGTGAGTATCGCTCAAGAGGATCTCATCAGCTACGGCACCATGGGCCTGATGGAAGCCGTCGAGCGCTTTGATCCGGATCGCGGCCTGAAGTTTGAAACTTACGCCGTCTCGCGGATTCGCGGCTCGATTATTGATCAGCTGCGCTTCCAGGACTGGATTCCGCGCGGGGTTCGCAAGCGCAGTCGCGAGCTGAGCGAGGCCATGCAACGCCTGGAAGAACGTCTGGGACGAACGCCTACCAACGACGAGCTGGCCGACGAACTGGGCGTCGAGAAAAACAAGCTTAAAACCATGTTGGCCGAAAGCAGTAATCTGGTCTTGTCGCTTGATGAAAGCTGGGGATCAGACGATTCCAGCGGTAACGCGCTCATTGACTCGGTCGAAGACAAAAACAGCCCCGACCCGCAAGGCGAATTTGAGGCGCTGGAATTACGCAAGCGTCTGGCAGAAGCTATCGCCTCGTTGCCTGAACGCGAAAAGCTGCTGGTAGCGCTGTATTATCACGAGAATATGACGCTGAAAGAAATCGGCGACATCATCTGCGTGTCGGAATCGCGCGTGTGTCAATTGCACGCGCAAGCCATCATGCGCCTCAAAGGGAAACTGAGCCAATGA
- a CDS encoding response regulator — protein sequence MTTPDTAAPSEAFRILIVDDDDTIRDSVAHYLMNFHSGAYRLQVSACADCASARALLAQRNRDRLPAFDLIISDIHLPDEDGFKLLRHVREASPDSRIALMTAYQIDDYIRLAKETGVLNIIAKTAPFNFEELSSVVDNLLNAQASFGLSRYLNADAVIVEETIQKSADIMTVFYQLRDFFSANPVRNVDGLSTALLEAITNAVYHAIKLPDGSQKYRKGQEIEALDPCEWVQVQYGRDAERIGVSIVDQGGRITADDILYWLERNISGAGLLDTHGRGVYLMHTLVDRLIFNLHPGHRTEIIVIDYFSAEYSANKPLYINQLCAPSTAPPVTAQG from the coding sequence ATGACGACCCCCGATACCGCCGCGCCCTCCGAGGCCTTCCGAATTCTCATCGTCGACGATGACGATACGATTCGCGACAGCGTGGCGCATTATCTGATGAACTTTCATTCGGGCGCTTATCGTCTGCAAGTCAGCGCCTGCGCCGATTGCGCTTCAGCCCGCGCACTGCTCGCCCAGAGAAACCGCGATCGTTTGCCCGCCTTTGATCTCATTATCAGCGATATTCACTTGCCGGATGAAGACGGCTTCAAGCTGCTGCGTCACGTGCGCGAGGCCTCGCCCGATAGCCGTATCGCGCTGATGACAGCCTATCAGATAGACGATTACATTCGCCTGGCGAAAGAAACCGGCGTGCTTAATATCATCGCCAAAACCGCGCCGTTTAACTTTGAGGAGTTGTCCAGCGTTGTCGACAACCTGCTCAATGCCCAAGCCAGCTTTGGTCTGTCACGCTATCTGAACGCCGATGCCGTTATTGTGGAAGAAACCATCCAGAAAAGCGCCGATATCATGACGGTGTTCTACCAGTTGCGCGATTTCTTCAGCGCGAATCCGGTGCGCAATGTCGATGGCCTTTCAACAGCGCTGCTGGAAGCCATTACCAATGCCGTCTACCACGCGATCAAACTGCCCGACGGCTCGCAGAAATACCGAAAAGGCCAGGAAATCGAGGCGCTGGATCCGTGCGAGTGGGTGCAGGTGCAGTACGGGCGCGACGCCGAACGCATTGGCGTCAGCATTGTTGATCAGGGCGGCCGCATCACAGCGGATGATATTCTGTACTGGCTGGAGCGCAATATCAGCGGCGCCGGATTGCTCGATACCCATGGCCGAGGCGTTTATCTCATGCACACGCTGGTCGATCGCCTGATTTTTAACCTGCATCCGGGCCATCGGACTGAGATCATCGTCATTGACTACTTTAGCGCAGAGTACAGCGCCAATAAGCCGCTCTATATCAATCAGTTGTGTGCGCCGTCTACGGCGCCGCCCGTTACC
- a CDS encoding PAS domain-containing protein → MVTQGFDGLRDVFEALPSGILFYDPDGNLLFMNRRAYELLRLEGDKRFHHLDELPQALSPLRTTLQNAVGDIARSEAQLSLPGGEETFGFTLKAVHLSGESPQEPSRDVWILIFNNITQIVQSQRALEKIRDELYQSKKLASIGTMISGVAHELNNPLTGISMSTQLARMALKRWSQTAVGASADSETAALARTTLSELAKIEREAQKASTLVTELLNFSRPTKLKLTLENMSRLAEDTIEALRTHPGFARLKLTLDKPDRDLDVLCDRIKIEQVFYNLFKNACEATGGVGPIHVWFDERYDGKERQRFAVAHVRDGGPGIDPTALSRIFDPFFTTKGAEGVGLGLSISYRTLEQHGGMLSVKSHPGQGSVFSVALPLFDDEPAQILE, encoded by the coding sequence ATGGTAACGCAGGGCTTTGATGGATTACGCGACGTCTTTGAGGCGCTGCCGTCTGGGATTCTCTTCTACGACCCGGACGGCAATCTACTGTTTATGAATCGGCGCGCTTACGAGCTGCTGAGGCTCGAAGGCGATAAGCGCTTTCATCATCTCGATGAACTTCCGCAAGCGTTGAGCCCTTTGCGTACGACGCTTCAGAACGCCGTGGGCGATATCGCCCGCTCCGAAGCCCAGTTGTCGCTGCCTGGCGGAGAAGAAACGTTTGGTTTTACGCTCAAGGCCGTGCATTTGAGCGGAGAATCGCCGCAAGAGCCCTCGCGGGACGTGTGGATCCTGATTTTCAATAACATCACGCAAATCGTTCAGAGCCAGCGCGCACTGGAGAAAATCCGCGATGAACTGTATCAATCGAAGAAACTGGCCTCGATCGGCACGATGATCTCCGGCGTCGCGCATGAGCTGAACAATCCGCTGACCGGCATCTCAATGAGTACGCAGTTGGCGAGAATGGCGCTCAAGCGCTGGTCACAAACCGCTGTGGGGGCAAGCGCTGACAGCGAAACCGCCGCTCTTGCCCGAACCACGCTGAGCGAATTAGCCAAAATCGAGCGCGAGGCGCAGAAGGCCTCGACCCTGGTGACCGAACTGCTGAATTTTTCACGCCCGACCAAGCTGAAGCTCACGCTCGAGAATATGTCTCGCCTTGCGGAAGATACCATTGAAGCCTTGCGTACGCATCCGGGGTTTGCCCGTCTCAAGCTCACGCTCGACAAGCCGGATCGCGATCTGGACGTCCTATGCGATCGCATTAAAATTGAACAGGTGTTTTACAATCTGTTCAAGAACGCCTGTGAGGCAACCGGCGGCGTAGGACCTATCCACGTGTGGTTTGACGAACGTTACGACGGCAAGGAGCGCCAACGATTTGCGGTGGCGCATGTACGAGACGGCGGCCCGGGGATTGATCCGACGGCCCTGTCGCGCATTTTTGATCCGTTCTTTACAACCAAAGGCGCCGAAGGCGTGGGATTGGGCCTGAGCATCAGTTACCGCACGCTGGAACAGCACGGCGGAATGCTGAGTGTTAAAAGTCATCCGGGTCAAGGCAGCGTCTTCAGCGTCGCGCTACCGCTGTTTGACGACGAGCCAGCCCAGATACTGGAGTAG